The following are encoded together in the Desulfovibrio desulfuricans DSM 642 genome:
- a CDS encoding DUF134 domain-containing protein — MPRPKKWRKVCCLPENRNFGPLPGFGQSAPQARQEVIMTVDEYEAVRLIDLEGMNQEACAEKMRIARTTVQSIYAEARKKLADSLVNGKLLRIEGGDYELCDGHGTRCGVGGCHRRRGGGGFGQ, encoded by the coding sequence ATGCCAAGACCAAAAAAATGGCGCAAAGTCTGCTGCCTGCCGGAAAACCGCAATTTTGGGCCGCTGCCGGGCTTTGGGCAGAGCGCCCCGCAGGCGCGGCAGGAAGTCATCATGACCGTGGACGAATATGAGGCCGTGCGCCTCATTGATCTTGAGGGCATGAATCAGGAGGCCTGCGCAGAAAAAATGCGCATTGCCCGCACCACCGTGCAGAGCATCTATGCGGAAGCACGCAAAAAACTGGCAGACTCGCTGGTGAACGGCAAGCTGCTGCGCATTGAAGGCGGGGATTATGAACTGTGCGACGGGCACGGCACACGCTGCGGCGTGGGCGGATGCCATAGACGGCGCGGAGGCGGCGGCTTTGGGC